One stretch of Clostridium sp. Marseille-P299 DNA includes these proteins:
- a CDS encoding glycosyltransferase family 2 protein, which translates to MKLLTAIVPCYNEEKVLPLFYQEIIRIADLLKNDVRMEFLFVNDGSADKTLEILKSFRSKDKRVKIISFSRNFGKEAAMYAGLEHANGDYVAILDADLQHPPEMLIQMYHGIVDEGYDSVAAKRVTREGEPKLRSFFSRKFYKVLTKLSKIEIVEGSVDYRLMTRQMVNAILQMSERNRFTKGIFGWIGFNTKWIDYHNVERAAGETKWSFFKLLLYSLEGIIGFSTAPLAMSSVLGLIFCAISFVAIIYIIIKTLVWGDPTSGWPSLACIVLFVSGVQLFCMGIIGQYLGKTYIEVKNRPIYLASIIETEDEE; encoded by the coding sequence ATGAAACTATTAACAGCAATTGTCCCTTGCTATAATGAAGAAAAAGTTTTACCTTTGTTTTATCAGGAGATTATTCGTATCGCAGATTTATTAAAAAATGATGTTAGAATGGAATTTCTTTTTGTAAATGATGGTTCTGCAGACAAAACCTTAGAGATTCTAAAAAGTTTCCGAAGCAAGGACAAACGTGTTAAGATTATTTCATTCTCAAGAAACTTTGGTAAAGAAGCTGCAATGTATGCAGGTCTTGAGCATGCAAATGGAGATTATGTAGCTATTTTAGATGCTGATTTACAACATCCTCCAGAAATGCTAATACAGATGTATCACGGAATCGTGGATGAAGGTTACGATAGTGTTGCTGCAAAACGAGTAACAAGAGAAGGAGAACCAAAACTACGTTCCTTTTTTTCAAGAAAATTTTATAAAGTACTCACAAAACTTAGCAAGATAGAAATCGTGGAAGGCTCTGTGGATTATCGTTTGATGACTAGGCAAATGGTAAATGCTATTTTACAGATGAGCGAGAGAAACCGATTTACCAAAGGGATTTTTGGATGGATAGGTTTTAACACCAAATGGATTGACTATCATAATGTTGAGAGGGCAGCAGGGGAAACGAAATGGTCTTTTTTTAAACTGCTATTATATTCTTTAGAAGGAATCATAGGCTTTTCTACAGCACCTCTTGCAATGTCGTCTGTTTTAGGTTTGATATTTTGTGCGATTTCGTTTGTAGCAATCATCTATATTATTATTAAGACTTTAGTGTGGGGAGATCCTACAAGCGGATGGCCATCGCTAGCATGTATCGTTTTATTTGTAAGTGGTGTCCAATTATTCTGTATGGGAATTATAGGTCAATACTTAGGTAAGACCTACATAGAGGTTAAGAATCGACCAATTTATTTAGCGAGTATTATTGAAACAGAGGACGAGGAATAA
- a CDS encoding polysaccharide pyruvyl transferase family protein: MKVGVVTFHNAHNYGASLQAWALQRVLKNLGTEPGIIHYHPESIDRLYVPPKQNTFKKKAKYILKKKYRNRVKDQVYKYHKYNNFIRDNFNLIGDFTDYEELKKANLNLDAYITGSDQVWNSDHTNGFDPAYMLDFAEEGKLKISYAASVGREYILPQYRDQFRESLKTYTSISVREPSAKPAITALTDKPVNVVLDPTLLLDRKDYEELKVPGKIKERYILVYMMEANKDLIRFANKLSVATGIPIIQRKPLGIFRNELASYYTDEAGEFLGEIENAEYVLTNSFHATVFSLIYEKPFISMLHTSTGSRTSDLLKTVGLESHILYDPSEFHDMKKFEIEDKEKLRSRIKELQQGSYEFLKNALNKK; this comes from the coding sequence ATGAAGGTAGGCGTAGTAACATTTCATAATGCACATAACTATGGTGCTAGCTTACAAGCATGGGCACTTCAAAGGGTGTTAAAAAATCTTGGAACGGAACCAGGAATTATCCATTATCATCCGGAATCCATTGATCGCCTTTATGTACCACCAAAACAAAATACATTTAAGAAAAAAGCAAAATATATTCTTAAGAAAAAGTATCGTAATCGTGTAAAGGACCAAGTTTATAAATACCACAAGTACAATAATTTTATACGTGATAACTTTAATTTAATTGGTGATTTTACAGATTATGAAGAGTTAAAGAAGGCAAATTTAAATCTGGATGCTTATATCACAGGAAGTGACCAGGTTTGGAATAGTGATCATACCAATGGTTTTGATCCTGCATATATGCTTGATTTCGCAGAGGAAGGAAAATTAAAGATTTCTTATGCTGCTAGTGTTGGTAGAGAGTACATTTTACCTCAGTATAGGGATCAATTTAGAGAAAGTCTTAAGACTTACACTTCCATATCTGTAAGAGAGCCAAGTGCGAAACCTGCAATTACAGCACTAACAGACAAACCAGTAAACGTTGTTTTAGATCCAACTCTATTACTGGATCGTAAGGATTATGAAGAATTAAAAGTACCTGGAAAGATTAAAGAACGTTATATCTTGGTATATATGATGGAAGCAAACAAAGACTTGATTCGCTTTGCAAATAAGTTATCGGTTGCTACAGGTATTCCAATTATACAAAGAAAGCCACTTGGAATTTTCCGTAACGAACTTGCTTCCTATTATACAGATGAAGCAGGAGAGTTTTTAGGTGAGATCGAAAATGCGGAGTATGTTCTAACAAATTCATTCCATGCTACGGTATTTTCATTAATCTATGAAAAACCATTTATTTCAATGCTTCATACAAGCACAGGTAGTAGAACAAGCGACTTGCTTAAAACAGTTGGATTAGAATCACATATTTTATATGATCCAAGTGAATTTCATGATATGAAAAAATTTGAGATTGAAGATAAAGAGAAATTAAGAAGTAGAATTAAGGAATTACAACAAGGTTCCTATGAGTTCTTAAAAAATGCTCTTAATAAAAAATAG
- a CDS encoding bifunctional glycosyltransferase/CDP-glycerol:glycerophosphate glycerophosphotransferase, with protein MADCKISIVIPVYNVEKYLRTCLDSVVNQTLKDIEVVIVNDGSKDGSLDILKEYEAKFPKLITVYSTENRGVSHARNYGIARSHGEYLLFVDSDDYIEPDMCEKLYEKASRDNNDIVICKYYDIYQNETTGLITRKKGKAYDIAIGRNFNLHETKFELTHISPFPWDKLYRRNLFESHQFPENMRFEDLAVVFQVVCEAKSIGVIEDRLYNYRRASAGSFLSSFSEGTLDIVKALELVVEGLKKQGVFEEFFEEIEYICARHLLIRYNAIFDTANKGKLAIKKEMINRSMEFLEKNFPNWRNNRYLKYTASKASKAKMKKYTSRAKMLRVATIREYMPIILVKIGRKVKNLIHKFKAKFKKFLKAKNKKKYLKSKIPGRKLIKQPKDVKYTRYYEKLKVNENEVLFASKHGDDVAGNIFRMLLVMKEEKYRKFHIKLTLKQSLVPTYEKLFERYGINYVDIVITDSKEYLMTLATAKYLITDTSFPPYFIKKPDQVYLNTWHGTPLKAMGRIVPMREYGLGNVQRNFMIADYLLYQNEFSRDIFIKDYMLEPIYNGKIMLSGYPRNSAFFLKDRYNQIREELGLEGMRVMAYMPTWRGRLDKKENKKQISILYNYFYELDSYLKDDQVLYVKLHPFVKSAMNYDDFEHIYPFPEEYETYDFLNATDLLITDYSSIMFDYAVSKKPIVLFTYDRKEYLNERGMYLDLNAVEFPKADTVKQLAKAIQKDSTYPKFNEEFCKYDSKDTAKEVCEALFFNQKVSFSIEPVKKEKKKNVLIFISGMKKNDTTERLIERLNALDTSKHNYYLCMKTSTVKKATSMLSQLKTEINYIPLVFDVNYTVKDRLACIWNFKFGFSGKTSERLIDELAKREKDKYFGNIHFDSVIYFSTTDKIIFHMCKAFDAKRIYNFKAFDGKKYSENKKYKKHIDYYMNRIDSFDVVVGTNQAKKVSIDAFKNGSVKLIAEKNPTFDFEEVLKEVE; from the coding sequence GTGGCAGATTGCAAAATAAGTATTGTCATACCAGTGTATAACGTAGAAAAATATTTGCGTACCTGTTTGGACAGTGTTGTAAATCAGACATTAAAAGATATAGAAGTCGTCATCGTTAATGATGGAAGTAAAGATGGGAGTCTTGACATCTTAAAAGAATACGAAGCGAAATTTCCAAAGCTAATCACTGTTTATTCAACAGAAAATCGTGGTGTTAGCCATGCGAGAAATTATGGTATCGCTAGATCCCATGGGGAATACCTCTTATTCGTAGATAGTGATGACTATATTGAGCCAGATATGTGTGAAAAGTTATATGAAAAAGCAAGTAGAGACAATAATGACATCGTTATTTGTAAATATTATGATATTTATCAAAACGAGACAACTGGTTTAATCACAAGAAAAAAAGGGAAAGCGTATGACATTGCGATAGGTAGAAATTTTAACTTACATGAAACAAAGTTTGAATTAACACATATTTCACCGTTTCCATGGGACAAGTTATATCGCAGAAATTTATTTGAGTCACATCAATTTCCTGAAAATATGCGTTTTGAAGACTTGGCTGTTGTATTTCAAGTTGTCTGTGAAGCAAAAAGCATAGGTGTTATAGAAGATCGACTCTATAATTACCGTCGAGCATCTGCTGGAAGTTTCTTAAGTAGCTTTAGTGAAGGAACATTAGATATTGTAAAAGCATTAGAGCTAGTGGTAGAGGGCCTTAAAAAGCAAGGAGTATTTGAAGAATTTTTTGAAGAAATAGAATACATTTGCGCAAGACATCTTTTAATACGCTACAATGCAATTTTCGATACTGCAAATAAAGGCAAATTAGCGATTAAAAAAGAGATGATTAACAGATCCATGGAATTTTTAGAGAAGAACTTCCCAAATTGGAGAAACAATCGCTATTTAAAATATACAGCTTCCAAAGCATCAAAAGCTAAGATGAAGAAGTATACAAGCCGTGCTAAAATGCTTCGTGTCGCTACAATCCGTGAATATATGCCGATTATTCTAGTGAAAATTGGACGTAAGGTAAAGAATTTAATTCATAAATTTAAGGCGAAATTTAAGAAATTCTTAAAAGCAAAGAATAAGAAAAAGTACTTGAAATCTAAAATTCCAGGTAGAAAGCTTATTAAGCAGCCAAAAGACGTAAAATACACTAGATATTACGAGAAACTTAAAGTTAATGAAAATGAAGTACTTTTTGCATCGAAACATGGGGATGATGTTGCTGGCAATATCTTTCGTATGTTACTCGTTATGAAAGAAGAGAAGTATCGTAAATTTCATATTAAGCTTACATTAAAACAGTCTCTTGTTCCAACGTATGAAAAATTATTTGAACGTTACGGCATTAATTATGTAGATATTGTAATAACAGATAGCAAAGAGTATTTAATGACCCTTGCTACTGCAAAGTATTTAATAACAGATACTAGTTTTCCACCTTATTTTATAAAGAAGCCAGATCAGGTATATTTAAATACATGGCATGGAACACCATTAAAAGCCATGGGAAGAATTGTTCCAATGCGTGAATATGGACTTGGAAATGTTCAGAGAAACTTTATGATTGCAGATTATTTATTATATCAAAATGAGTTCTCTAGAGACATTTTTATCAAAGACTATATGTTAGAGCCTATTTATAATGGCAAGATAATGCTTTCTGGATATCCAAGAAACTCAGCATTTTTCTTAAAAGATAGATACAATCAAATCCGTGAAGAATTAGGGCTTGAAGGCATGAGAGTAATGGCATATATGCCAACTTGGAGAGGACGTCTTGATAAGAAGGAAAATAAGAAGCAGATCTCCATATTATACAATTATTTCTACGAATTGGATTCTTATTTAAAGGATGATCAGGTATTATATGTAAAACTTCATCCATTTGTAAAATCAGCAATGAATTATGATGATTTTGAGCATATTTATCCATTTCCTGAAGAATATGAAACTTATGACTTCTTAAATGCGACGGATTTATTAATTACAGATTACTCTAGTATTATGTTTGATTATGCGGTATCTAAAAAGCCAATTGTATTATTTACGTATGACCGTAAAGAATACTTAAATGAGCGTGGTATGTATCTTGACCTTAATGCGGTTGAGTTCCCGAAAGCGGATACAGTAAAACAATTAGCGAAAGCAATTCAAAAAGATAGTACGTATCCAAAATTCAATGAAGAATTTTGTAAATACGATTCGAAAGATACAGCAAAAGAAGTTTGTGAAGCATTATTCTTTAACCAAAAAGTATCCTTCTCTATTGAACCAGTGAAAAAAGAGAAGAAGAAAAATGTTCTTATCTTTATTAGCGGTATGAAGAAGAATGATACAACAGAACGATTAATTGAACGTTTAAATGCCCTTGATACTTCAAAACATAACTATTATTTATGTATGAAGACAAGTACAGTAAAGAAGGCAACTTCAATGTTATCTCAGTTAAAGACTGAAATTAACTACATTCCATTGGTGTTTGATGTAAATTATACAGTTAAAGATCGTTTAGCATGTATTTGGAATTTTAAATTTGGATTCTCTGGAAAGACATCAGAGCGCCTGATTGATGAATTAGCAAAACGTGAAAAGGATAAATACTTTGGAAATATTCATTTTGATTCTGTGATTTATTTTAGTACCACCGATAAGATTATTTTCCATATGTGCAAAGCATTTGATGCTAAGAGAATCTACAACTTTAAGGCATTTGATGGGAAGAAATACAGTGAGAATAAGAAGTACAAAAAGCATATCGATTATTATATGAATCGTATTGATAGCTTTGATGTGGTAGTTGGAACAAATCAAGCGAAGAAAGTATCCATTGATGCGTTTAAAAATGGTAGTGTTAAATTAATCGCAGAGAAAAATCCAACGTTTGATTTTGAAGAAGTGCTTAAGGAGGTTGAATAG
- a CDS encoding DNA gyrase/topoisomerase IV subunit B, which translates to MEQYNGSQIVVLEGLEAVRKRPGMYIGSTGTRGLHHLIWEILDNGIDEHLAGYCNQIDITLQKDGGISIADHGRGVPIDIHPTKKIPTARVVYTILHAGGKFGGSVYKVSGGLHGVGASVVNALSTRMIVEIRRDGKVYRDEYVNGGHPIVELEDGLLPVVGKCNKSDTGTKVTFYPDDTIFETVEFKADTINKKLKEVAFLNKGLTIHFIDQISGTEKTYCEEYGIKSFVSYINRESNPLHEEPIYIEGKSGDIEVEVAFQYTDSYSEQINAYCNRINVVDGGTLVTGFKTALTRVMNQYARELGILKEKDENFDGKDIRNGLVAIISIKHPDPQFEGQTKTKLGNTDAKSAVDDVFSSEVTIFFDKNVEILRTILDNSLKSYTARKASDKARTAVLKQLNDVDTKSKLASCSSKKPEECEVYIVEGDSAGGTVKTARNRRTQAVLPLRGKILNVEKATLEKILVNNEIKSMIASFGCGIGEDFDITKLRYDKIIILTDADVDGAHISTLLLTFFYRFMPELIMAGKVYRGLPPLYRVEFEDSSAAKKKKKSEYIFNDFELEKFRKNKKYKILNIQRYKGLGEMDADQLWETTLDPETRVLAQVTISDTVDADETTSMLMSSNVPPRRAFIMDEAKYARVDI; encoded by the coding sequence ATGGAACAATATAATGGGAGTCAAATTGTGGTACTCGAAGGACTAGAAGCAGTTCGTAAACGTCCAGGTATGTACATCGGTAGTACTGGTACAAGGGGGCTTCATCACTTAATATGGGAAATTCTTGATAATGGTATTGATGAACATCTTGCTGGATATTGTAATCAAATCGATATCACGCTACAAAAAGACGGTGGTATTTCAATCGCAGATCATGGCCGTGGTGTCCCAATCGATATTCATCCAACGAAAAAAATTCCTACTGCACGTGTTGTTTATACGATTTTACATGCGGGTGGTAAATTTGGAGGCTCAGTTTATAAAGTATCTGGAGGTCTTCATGGCGTAGGTGCTTCCGTTGTAAATGCACTTTCAACTAGAATGATCGTTGAAATCAGAAGAGATGGTAAAGTATATCGCGATGAATATGTAAATGGTGGTCATCCTATTGTAGAACTAGAAGATGGCTTATTGCCGGTTGTGGGTAAATGTAATAAATCAGATACTGGTACAAAAGTAACCTTCTATCCTGATGATACAATCTTTGAAACCGTTGAATTTAAAGCCGATACCATTAATAAAAAATTAAAAGAAGTTGCATTTTTAAATAAAGGTTTAACCATTCATTTTATTGATCAGATCAGTGGAACTGAAAAAACATATTGCGAAGAATATGGAATTAAGAGTTTTGTTAGTTATATTAACCGAGAATCAAATCCACTTCACGAAGAACCTATTTATATAGAAGGAAAAAGTGGTGATATTGAAGTAGAAGTTGCCTTTCAATATACAGACAGTTATTCTGAACAAATCAATGCCTACTGTAATCGTATCAACGTAGTTGATGGTGGTACTTTAGTAACTGGCTTTAAAACAGCTCTTACCAGAGTAATGAATCAATATGCAAGAGAACTTGGTATTTTAAAAGAAAAAGATGAAAACTTTGATGGTAAAGATATTCGTAATGGTCTTGTTGCCATTATCTCTATTAAGCATCCAGACCCACAGTTTGAAGGTCAAACAAAGACCAAGCTTGGAAATACCGATGCGAAAAGTGCTGTTGATGATGTATTTTCTAGTGAAGTCACTATCTTTTTTGACAAGAATGTTGAAATTTTAAGAACAATACTTGATAACTCATTAAAATCTTATACTGCAAGAAAAGCAAGTGATAAAGCTCGTACTGCTGTTTTAAAACAATTAAATGATGTAGATACCAAAAGTAAGTTAGCTTCTTGCTCCTCCAAAAAGCCAGAAGAATGTGAAGTTTATATTGTCGAAGGTGATTCCGCGGGTGGAACTGTAAAAACAGCAAGAAACCGTAGAACACAAGCGGTACTTCCTTTACGAGGTAAAATATTAAATGTTGAAAAAGCAACTTTAGAAAAGATTTTAGTAAATAATGAAATCAAATCTATGATTGCTTCTTTTGGTTGTGGTATTGGTGAAGATTTTGATATCACGAAACTTCGCTACGATAAGATCATTATCCTAACCGATGCGGATGTTGATGGAGCCCATATTAGTACTTTACTTTTAACATTCTTTTATCGCTTTATGCCTGAACTTATTATGGCAGGTAAAGTATATCGTGGTCTTCCACCTCTATACCGTGTGGAATTTGAAGATAGTAGTGCAGCAAAGAAGAAAAAGAAGTCCGAATACATCTTCAACGATTTTGAACTTGAGAAATTTAGAAAGAATAAAAAATATAAAATTTTAAATATTCAGCGTTACAAAGGTCTTGGTGAAATGGATGCAGATCAACTTTGGGAAACAACCCTAGATCCTGAGACAAGAGTCCTTGCCCAAGTAACAATTTCTGATACCGTTGACGCAGACGAGACAACATCTATGCTTATGAGCAGCAATGTTCCTCCTCGTCGCGCATTTATTATGGATGAAGCAAAATATGCTCGTGTAGATATATAA
- a CDS encoding DNA gyrase/topoisomerase IV subunit A — translation MKKDENIIQLDFSEEMKNSYRDYAMSVIISRALPDVRDGLKPVQRRILYSMIELGLDPKKPHRKSARIVGDAMGKYHPHGDSSIYDALVHMTENYSLQIPLVDGHGNFGSIDGDGAAAMRYTEARLSDGAMTLLDHLEKGLVEFVPNFDGSEQEPAVLPAMLPNLLINGTTGIAVGMATNIPPHNPGEVIDGIIAYIDKPNIDIEGLMKYIPGPDFPTGGTIINSEVIPSIYETGEGRLKVRAKTEIENSENGRKNIVVTEIPYTIAGNKTKLVESLVSLMKDKVFDEIFDVRDESSKEGIRVVIEVKKDRDIDNLLNGLYKKTALEDTYGVNLLAVKEQQPITFNLKSLIEEFVHFQEELYTKEYEHLLDKAEKRLEIVDGLIRATDVIDLIIEILRGSSSIKQAKECLIHGDVTEIKFKTEASKKHAAKLDFTERQADAILAMPLSKLIGLEILRLHEENKNLLENIESYKNVLGNEKELFKVIKSHLRDYKKQFNTPRRTILANMTVADYVEEFKVEDIYVLIDKFGYTKSIDSASLSRVSEDSLKEYVNVIKMKNTDRLCLFTAQGNMHQVKAEKIPKCKIKDKGTLIQNLCKVDKEDILLYISFEELFESQLLFTTKYGYIKQVSGIEFETNRTTILATKLDEDDLLVGVNILSAHEVSSGDLKVILLTENGLSLGFPLSEVTELKKTSRGVKAIALEKQDTVAYATAVKPDTEFFEYKGKQLQAKKVRNRKRGQKGQKATLS, via the coding sequence ATGAAAAAAGATGAGAACATAATACAACTGGATTTTTCCGAGGAAATGAAAAACTCATATCGTGATTATGCGATGAGTGTTATTATTTCAAGAGCGTTACCAGATGTACGTGACGGATTAAAACCAGTACAAAGAAGAATTTTATACTCTATGATAGAGTTAGGATTAGATCCTAAAAAACCACATAGAAAAAGTGCTCGTATTGTCGGTGATGCAATGGGTAAATATCACCCTCATGGAGATAGCTCCATTTATGATGCACTTGTTCATATGACTGAAAATTACTCTTTACAGATTCCACTTGTTGATGGGCACGGAAACTTTGGATCCATTGATGGCGATGGAGCTGCAGCAATGCGTTACACAGAGGCTAGACTCTCAGATGGTGCCATGACTTTACTTGATCATTTAGAAAAAGGCTTGGTTGAATTTGTACCAAATTTCGATGGAAGTGAACAAGAACCTGCTGTTTTACCAGCGATGCTACCTAACCTTTTAATTAATGGTACCACTGGTATTGCTGTTGGTATGGCTACGAATATTCCTCCTCACAATCCTGGTGAGGTTATTGATGGTATTATTGCTTATATTGATAAGCCTAACATAGATATCGAAGGTTTGATGAAATACATCCCTGGTCCTGATTTTCCAACTGGTGGAACCATTATCAATAGTGAAGTGATTCCATCGATTTATGAAACTGGAGAGGGTCGTCTTAAAGTTCGTGCAAAGACAGAAATTGAAAACAGCGAAAATGGTAGAAAAAATATCGTTGTTACTGAAATTCCATATACCATTGCAGGTAATAAAACAAAGCTCGTGGAAAGTTTAGTCTCTCTTATGAAGGACAAAGTTTTCGACGAAATCTTTGATGTTCGTGATGAATCCTCCAAAGAAGGTATTCGTGTTGTAATTGAAGTTAAAAAAGACCGTGATATTGATAACTTACTAAATGGTCTTTATAAAAAGACTGCTCTTGAAGATACCTATGGTGTTAACTTATTAGCAGTAAAGGAACAACAACCAATTACCTTTAACTTAAAATCTTTAATTGAAGAGTTCGTTCATTTCCAAGAAGAACTATATACAAAGGAATATGAACATTTACTAGATAAAGCTGAAAAGCGTTTAGAAATCGTTGATGGTTTAATTCGTGCTACCGATGTAATTGACTTAATCATTGAAATTCTTCGTGGTAGTTCCTCAATTAAACAAGCAAAAGAATGCTTAATTCATGGTGACGTTACAGAAATTAAGTTTAAAACCGAAGCTTCTAAAAAACATGCTGCAAAATTAGACTTCACAGAACGACAAGCAGATGCTATTTTAGCAATGCCACTTAGCAAATTAATCGGTCTTGAAATCCTTAGACTACATGAAGAGAATAAAAACTTGTTAGAAAATATCGAATCCTACAAGAATGTTCTTGGTAATGAAAAAGAGCTATTTAAAGTAATTAAATCTCATTTAAGAGATTATAAAAAGCAATTTAACACTCCTAGACGCACGATTCTTGCAAATATGACAGTGGCTGATTATGTAGAAGAATTTAAAGTGGAAGATATTTATGTATTAATCGACAAGTTTGGTTACACAAAATCCATTGATTCTGCAAGTCTTTCTAGGGTATCCGAAGATAGTCTAAAAGAATATGTTAATGTCATAAAAATGAAAAACACCGATCGACTTTGCCTCTTTACTGCTCAAGGGAATATGCATCAAGTAAAGGCAGAAAAGATACCAAAATGTAAGATTAAAGACAAAGGAACCTTGATACAAAACTTATGCAAGGTAGATAAAGAAGATATTTTATTATATATTTCCTTTGAAGAACTTTTTGAATCACAATTACTTTTCACAACAAAATATGGATACATTAAGCAAGTTTCAGGAATTGAATTTGAAACCAATCGAACTACTATATTAGCAACCAAATTAGATGAGGATGATTTACTCGTTGGTGTTAATATTTTATCAGCTCACGAGGTTTCCTCTGGAGATTTAAAAGTTATTTTATTAACAGAAAATGGCTTATCCTTAGGATTCCCTCTCTCTGAAGTCACAGAACTTAAAAAGACCAGCCGAGGTGTAAAAGCAATCGCACTGGAAAAACAAGATACTGTCGCCTATGCAACCGCTGTAAAACCAGACACTGAATTCTTTGAATATAAAGGAAAACAATTGCAGGCGAAGAAAGTCCGTAATCGTAAACGAGGACAAAAAGGACAAAAAGCAACGTTATCATAA
- a CDS encoding response regulator transcription factor, whose protein sequence is MSDNSFVGMDFSLEEFQILWNNSEYSLCIYRITEDHEVVIEKANETYLKLFSLKESDYEKPVNALLPGQTIQGIANSMEVFFENQNKPLVTNREFEDVYGCAYWNVIHQLRKNKILCIGRKVYDLSVLTKKNLTDLSYPSLLVSLTNDNRYKIESFSEEYLQMAVHSWMYEGYLDEYPFAELNFKTTRVIDECIRLNQTIQYTDVVKIPGAKYFVLVTLVPIVHVDSTKVLIISKKSDTPITLNINDRLERFSTELIQYFNTRLVGICFMEITSIKSFEIILSNECFDEIINREVKMEEDIIKSSLFKQCILSRNAVRGYIQTKESREISAKYFVQIIPTVIDNVVSGILLTIDPEHQLPKIGSDLLLKLTKREREILAYVADGYTNKYISSKLNITEGTVKRIISNGYKKLGISSRVELAKIYLSE, encoded by the coding sequence ATGAGTGATAATAGTTTTGTAGGTATGGATTTCAGCTTAGAAGAGTTTCAAATATTATGGAATAATAGCGAGTATTCTCTTTGTATTTATAGAATTACAGAGGACCATGAAGTTGTAATAGAAAAAGCAAATGAAACATATTTAAAACTTTTTAGTCTAAAAGAAAGTGATTACGAAAAGCCAGTGAATGCATTATTGCCGGGGCAGACGATTCAAGGCATAGCAAACTCCATGGAAGTTTTCTTTGAAAATCAAAACAAACCATTGGTAACGAATCGTGAGTTTGAAGATGTATATGGGTGCGCCTATTGGAATGTAATACACCAACTTAGAAAAAATAAAATTTTATGTATCGGAAGAAAAGTTTATGATCTTAGTGTTTTAACTAAGAAAAATTTAACGGATTTAAGTTATCCATCACTTTTAGTTTCATTAACAAATGATAATCGATATAAGATAGAATCATTTAGTGAAGAATATTTACAAATGGCAGTACATTCGTGGATGTATGAGGGGTATTTGGATGAATATCCATTTGCTGAACTTAATTTTAAGACGACTAGAGTGATAGACGAATGCATTCGATTAAATCAAACAATTCAATATACGGATGTAGTGAAAATACCTGGAGCGAAATATTTTGTATTAGTAACGTTAGTTCCTATCGTACATGTCGATAGTACGAAAGTATTGATTATATCAAAAAAATCAGATACCCCGATAACTTTAAATATAAACGATAGATTAGAGCGATTTAGTACTGAGTTAATTCAGTATTTTAATACGAGATTAGTTGGAATTTGTTTCATGGAAATTACCAGCATTAAATCCTTTGAAATAATATTATCAAATGAATGTTTTGATGAAATTATAAATAGAGAAGTCAAGATGGAAGAGGATATTATAAAGTCATCTCTTTTTAAGCAATGTATATTATCAAGAAATGCAGTTAGGGGTTACATACAGACAAAAGAATCGAGAGAAATAAGTGCAAAGTACTTTGTTCAGATAATCCCAACAGTAATAGATAATGTAGTTAGTGGAATATTATTAACCATTGATCCAGAACATCAGCTACCGAAGATTGGGAGCGATTTATTGCTTAAATTAACAAAACGTGAAAGAGAAATACTAGCCTATGTAGCGGATGGCTATACCAATAAATATATTTCATCTAAATTAAATATCACCGAAGGCACGGTGAAGCGAATTATATCCAATGGATATAAAAAATTAGGGATTAGTTCAAGAGTTGAATTGGCTAAAATTTATTTATCGGAGTAA